A genome region from Streptomyces antimycoticus includes the following:
- a CDS encoding Gfo/Idh/MocA family protein encodes MEVGLVGAGPWARAMHARMLATGPETRLAAVWARRPEAARLAAAPYAAHVAADFEELLDHCEAVAFAVPPAVQAELAPLAAKRGKPLLLEKPLGPDLAAAQRLADAVAEAGVVSQLVLTKRYHPATRAFLAAARTRDIAGARSCYLHGAFLGGDFATSWRLEHGALLDLGPHLLDLLDAAVGPITDIRATGDPRRWIELTCEHANGTVSQASLSGAVDVPRALTRIELFGAEAPLVYDTAEIDHEECWPILRRDFATAVRTHTPTELDAHRGLYLQALIDRATER; translated from the coding sequence GTGGAGGTCGGCCTCGTGGGCGCCGGTCCCTGGGCCAGGGCAATGCACGCCCGCATGCTCGCCACCGGCCCCGAAACCCGGCTCGCCGCGGTCTGGGCCCGCCGCCCCGAAGCCGCCCGGCTGGCCGCCGCCCCCTACGCGGCGCATGTCGCCGCCGACTTCGAGGAACTTCTCGACCACTGCGAGGCGGTGGCCTTCGCCGTCCCGCCCGCCGTCCAGGCCGAGCTGGCCCCCCTGGCGGCCAAGCGCGGCAAGCCCCTCCTGCTGGAGAAGCCCCTCGGCCCCGACCTGGCCGCCGCACAGCGGCTCGCGGACGCCGTCGCCGAAGCCGGCGTGGTCTCCCAACTGGTCCTGACCAAGCGCTACCACCCCGCGACCCGCGCCTTCCTCGCCGCCGCCCGCACCCGCGACATCGCCGGGGCCCGCTCCTGCTACCTCCACGGCGCCTTTCTCGGCGGCGACTTCGCCACCAGCTGGCGCCTGGAACACGGCGCCCTGCTGGACCTCGGACCCCACCTCCTCGACCTCCTGGACGCCGCCGTCGGCCCCATCACCGACATCCGCGCCACCGGCGACCCCCGCCGCTGGATCGAGCTCACCTGCGAACACGCGAACGGCACCGTCAGCCAGGCGTCCTTGTCCGGCGCGGTCGACGTGCCGCGCGCGCTCACCCGCATCGAACTCTTCGGCGCCGAAGCCCCCTTGGTCTACGACACCGCCGAGATCGACCACGAGGAGTGCTGGCCGATCCTCCGCCGTGACTTCGCCACCGCCGTACGCACCCACACCCCAACCGAACTCGACGCCCACCGCGGCCTGTACCTGCAGGCCCTCATCGACCGGGCCACGGAGCGCTGA
- a CDS encoding DUF4232 domain-containing protein, whose amino-acid sequence MSVLGRGSDVLANASSATSKGTKSTSGGSSDASDTSGDAVDTKAGNAFDGSSSASRCTSDQLDAAWSNFEGGPDMDYDGQQTARVVLKNTGTADCTMVGFPGLQLQTAHGDTWDLPRSHAKPKPVRLSEGERVGFDITLLASTHDDDRKFEPNQVVITPPNERRNLLLDWPYGGALLDQSGATHPGTYLGPVSAAE is encoded by the coding sequence CTGTCCGTCCTCGGGCGCGGCAGCGACGTATTAGCCAACGCGTCCTCGGCCACCTCGAAGGGCACGAAGTCCACGTCCGGGGGCTCCTCCGACGCCTCCGACACCTCCGGCGACGCCGTCGACACCAAGGCGGGCAACGCCTTCGACGGCTCCTCGTCGGCGAGCCGCTGCACCAGCGACCAGCTCGACGCCGCGTGGTCGAACTTCGAGGGCGGCCCGGACATGGACTACGACGGTCAGCAGACCGCCCGGGTGGTGTTGAAGAACACCGGCACCGCCGACTGCACCATGGTCGGCTTCCCCGGCCTCCAGCTCCAGACCGCCCACGGCGACACCTGGGACCTGCCGCGCAGCCACGCGAAGCCGAAGCCCGTCCGGCTCAGCGAGGGCGAGCGGGTCGGCTTCGACATCACGCTCCTGGCGTCGACCCACGACGACGACCGGAAGTTCGAGCCGAACCAGGTGGTCATCACCCCGCCGAACGAGCGGCGGAACCTCCTACTGGACTGGCCGTACGGCGGCGCCCTGCTGGACCAGTCGGGAGCCACCCACCCGGGGACCTACCTGGGTCCGGTCAGCGCGGCGGAGTGA
- a CDS encoding helix-turn-helix domain-containing protein, translated as MSGTTGATGATGAAGDAEAFAERLRGLKERSGLSYGTLAKRLHMSTSTLHRYCNGTVVPADYASVERVARVCRATPEELVELHRRWILASAARARKGPEPGGAARGAGVGADAGAGAGAGEPEGGPTPDDAAPGAGGSGLPEAATRPADSVGGRPDAAGGTGPASGGGRLREPGGTGPVSGGGRLREPGGTDEPDVGGTVPPAPVRSRRRRTALVASVAAAAVLGAVAFAVNLPSSGSDGGDEKAAGTGATTPTTGPGTATGRAIDKRPSASASPSPSRSAKTGKPSAPASEPAAHDGGGAAERPGGAPVNIATRPYVYDSPCSQHFLVDSEPEQVGPPAGEPDAPRWAAAYGAVSSGEQRVALTVQGTGKDTVVLEALHVRVVAKGAPLAWNDYSMGVGCGGDVETKSFDVDLDNGSPTATVKNGQGDFPYKVSESDPEVFYVTAHTKAHDVRWDLALDWSSGDRHGTVHLDNNGAPFRTSAATGRPGYDYPLGSSEWAKREE; from the coding sequence GTGTCAGGGACGACAGGGGCCACGGGAGCGACGGGGGCTGCCGGGGACGCGGAGGCGTTCGCGGAGCGGCTGCGGGGGCTCAAGGAGCGCTCGGGGCTGAGCTACGGGACGCTCGCCAAGCGGCTGCATATGAGCACGTCCACGCTGCACCGCTACTGCAACGGCACGGTGGTGCCTGCCGATTACGCGTCGGTCGAGCGGGTCGCGCGGGTGTGCCGGGCGACCCCCGAGGAACTGGTCGAGCTGCACCGGCGGTGGATTCTGGCGAGTGCGGCGCGGGCGCGTAAGGGGCCGGAGCCGGGCGGGGCGGCCCGCGGTGCGGGTGTGGGTGCGGACGCCGGGGCCGGGGCAGGGGCCGGGGAGCCCGAGGGTGGGCCGACGCCGGATGACGCGGCGCCCGGCGCCGGGGGCAGCGGACTACCCGAGGCGGCGACGCGCCCTGCCGATTCCGTCGGTGGCCGGCCCGACGCGGCGGGCGGAACGGGGCCGGCGTCCGGGGGCGGTCGGCTCCGTGAACCCGGTGGAACGGGGCCGGTGTCCGGGGGCGGTCGGCTCCGTGAACCCGGTGGAACGGATGAACCGGATGTCGGCGGCACCGTCCCACCCGCTCCCGTGCGGTCCCGGCGGCGCCGCACCGCGCTCGTCGCATCCGTCGCCGCGGCCGCGGTGCTGGGAGCCGTCGCGTTCGCCGTGAATCTGCCGTCCTCCGGATCCGACGGCGGTGACGAGAAGGCCGCGGGTACCGGGGCCACCACACCGACCACCGGCCCCGGCACCGCCACCGGCCGAGCGATCGACAAGCGGCCGTCCGCGTCGGCCTCCCCGTCCCCGTCCCGGAGCGCGAAGACCGGCAAACCCTCCGCCCCGGCGTCGGAGCCCGCCGCCCACGACGGCGGGGGCGCCGCCGAGCGCCCCGGCGGCGCACCGGTCAACATCGCCACCCGCCCCTACGTCTACGACAGCCCGTGCAGCCAGCACTTCCTCGTCGACAGCGAGCCCGAACAGGTCGGCCCGCCGGCCGGCGAGCCGGACGCGCCCCGCTGGGCCGCCGCGTACGGCGCGGTCTCCTCGGGGGAGCAGCGCGTCGCCCTCACCGTGCAGGGCACCGGGAAGGACACCGTCGTCCTGGAGGCGCTGCACGTCCGCGTCGTCGCGAAGGGCGCGCCGCTCGCCTGGAACGACTACTCGATGGGCGTCGGCTGCGGCGGCGACGTCGAAACCAAGTCGTTCGACGTCGACCTCGACAACGGCAGCCCCACCGCCACCGTCAAGAACGGCCAGGGCGACTTCCCGTACAAGGTCAGCGAGTCCGATCCGGAGGTCTTCTACGTCACGGCCCACACCAAGGCGCATGACGTCCGCTGGGACCTCGCCCTGGACTGGTCCAGCGGCGACCGCCACGGCACCGTGCACCTCGACAACAACGGCGCCCCGTTCCGCACCAGCGCCGCCACCGGCCGCCCCGGCTACGACTACCCGCTGGGCAGCAGCGAGTGGGCCAAGCGCGAGGAGTAG
- a CDS encoding DUF4232 domain-containing protein, whose product MSSIRRSRTRLLTAAATVAVAAFSLTACNDGEGVRNEGSSADASSTASASGSSSHEDAKPGAAGSKSTADVPAASGNGKSGTSGKKGVTCQGSNTKTVAAPLNRPVNHMLLTVTNTGSSICYLYGYPAVRFGEAQSVPPVIEDSKPQAVVTLAPGESGYSSVNLSAADGSGTNGHTEKSLAVYFQGRTPDEDVPSAAHPSLPAKGAYIDDSLKVTYWQQSMDNAISW is encoded by the coding sequence ATGTCCAGCATTCGTCGCTCCCGCACCCGCCTCCTGACCGCCGCCGCGACCGTCGCGGTCGCCGCCTTCTCCCTGACGGCGTGCAACGACGGAGAGGGCGTCCGCAATGAGGGCTCGTCGGCGGACGCCTCCTCGACCGCGTCCGCCTCCGGCTCGTCCTCCCACGAGGACGCGAAGCCGGGTGCCGCCGGTTCGAAGTCGACCGCGGACGTGCCCGCGGCGTCAGGGAACGGCAAGTCAGGCACGAGTGGCAAGAAGGGCGTCACCTGCCAGGGCTCCAACACCAAGACGGTCGCGGCTCCCCTGAACCGCCCCGTGAACCACATGCTGCTCACGGTCACCAACACCGGCAGCAGCATCTGCTACCTCTACGGCTACCCGGCCGTCCGCTTCGGCGAGGCCCAGTCGGTGCCGCCGGTGATCGAGGACTCGAAGCCGCAGGCCGTCGTCACGCTCGCCCCGGGCGAGTCCGGCTACTCCTCCGTGAACCTGTCGGCCGCCGACGGCAGCGGTACGAACGGCCACACCGAGAAGTCCCTGGCCGTCTACTTCCAGGGCCGCACCCCCGACGAGGACGTCCCCTCGGCCGCCCACCCGTCGCTGCCCGCCAAGGGCGCCTACATCGACGACTCCCTCAAGGTCACGTACTGGCAGCAGTCGATGGACAACGCCATCAGCTGGTAA
- a CDS encoding TetR/AcrR family transcriptional regulator gives MADRMRQDERVAATREALLGAAERLFAERGVYAVANRQISEAAGQGNNAAVSYHFGTKVDLVRALVRRHAEQIEGIRTRLLADIGDSVDLRDWVACAVRPTTEHLEALGRPSWYARFIAQVTADPALYAIVTEEFSVAAPSMRVLQEGLNRCLPDLPAEVYAERSAMTRHLITQMSVERERALADNAPTSRATWHEAATGLIDAIVALWQAPVTRVP, from the coding sequence ATGGCAGACAGAATGAGGCAGGACGAGCGGGTCGCCGCGACGCGGGAGGCGTTGCTGGGCGCGGCGGAGCGGCTGTTCGCCGAGCGTGGGGTGTACGCGGTGGCCAACCGCCAGATCAGCGAGGCCGCCGGGCAGGGCAACAACGCCGCGGTCAGTTACCACTTCGGCACCAAGGTCGACCTGGTGCGCGCGCTCGTGCGCCGGCACGCAGAGCAGATCGAGGGGATCCGGACGCGGCTGCTGGCCGACATCGGCGATTCCGTCGATCTGCGGGACTGGGTGGCCTGTGCGGTCCGTCCGACCACCGAACATCTGGAAGCTCTCGGCCGCCCGAGCTGGTACGCCCGGTTCATCGCCCAGGTCACGGCCGACCCCGCGCTCTACGCGATCGTGACCGAGGAATTCTCCGTCGCCGCTCCGTCGATGCGGGTGTTGCAGGAGGGTCTGAACCGGTGCCTGCCGGACCTGCCCGCCGAGGTGTACGCCGAACGCTCGGCCATGACGCGTCACCTGATCACGCAGATGTCCGTCGAGCGGGAGCGCGCCCTCGCCGACAACGCTCCCACCTCCCGTGCGACATGGCATGAGGCCGCCACCGGCCTCATCGACGCGATCGTCGCGTTGTGGCAGGCCCCGGTCACGCGTGTGCCGTGA